A single genomic interval of Trueperaceae bacterium harbors:
- a CDS encoding cupin domain-containing protein, translating to MIAASWRSRITLVTVLLLVLTGDLAFSQQPDDPLAGSTPEVLGSMTPGQGNGNALVFMRLTMEPGASIPAHHHPGAVVVVVQSGIFGTEFIEGEGTVARYGEQGTELLTAGHEITMGPGDSLSYEGAVHTMRNDGPGELVLLVSALLDPEQPGFIFMNAAQQ from the coding sequence TCGCAGCCAGCTGGAGAAGCCGAATTACTCTCGTGACCGTCCTGCTGCTGGTCCTCACCGGCGACCTCGCCTTCTCCCAGCAACCGGACGACCCGCTCGCCGGCTCCACCCCCGAAGTCCTGGGAAGCATGACGCCGGGACAGGGGAACGGGAACGCCCTGGTTTTCATGCGACTGACGATGGAACCTGGTGCCTCCATCCCGGCTCATCACCATCCCGGCGCAGTGGTTGTCGTCGTCCAGTCGGGGATCTTCGGTACCGAGTTCATCGAAGGCGAGGGAACGGTCGCACGCTACGGCGAGCAGGGGACCGAACTACTGACCGCAGGACACGAGATAACGATGGGCCCTGGCGACAGCCTCTCCTACGAGGGCGCGGTCCACACGATGAGGAATGACGGCCCGGGGGAACTCGTACTGCTGGTATCGGCCCTGCTGGATCCGGAGCAACCGGGATTCATCTTCATGAACGCTGCACAACAGTAG